Proteins from a genomic interval of Candidatus Methylarchaceae archaeon HK02M2:
- the nikR gene encoding nickel-responsive transcriptional regulator NikR yields the protein MSERGVSRISISIPPDLLEEFDKTIMNLGYNRSKAIQVAIRNFLTEHKWMHEVKGIVAGALTIIYNHKVKGLEEELTNTQHHHYNIIGSTMHIHLDERNCLEIIAVKGEVKSIRDLAKKLMVRGVKQIKLSIIS from the coding sequence ATGAGTGAAAGAGGTGTCTCTAGAATTAGCATATCGATACCCCCTGATCTATTAGAAGAATTCGATAAAACTATCATGAATCTTGGATATAATAGATCGAAAGCGATTCAGGTTGCCATTAGAAACTTCTTAACTGAACACAAATGGATGCATGAAGTTAAGGGAATAGTTGCGGGCGCTCTGACTATCATCTACAATCATAAAGTAAAAGGCTTAGAAGAAGAATTGACAAATACTCAGCATCATCATTATAATATTATTGGCTCGACTATGCATATCCATCTAGATGAGAGAAACTGCCTTGAAATAATCGCAGTTAAAGGTGAAGTGAAATCCATTCGTGACCTTGCTAAGAAATTGATGGTAAGAGGAGTAAAGCAGATTAAACTTTCAATTATATCTTAA
- a CDS encoding energy-coupling factor ABC transporter permease, whose protein sequence is MHIPDGFLDISICIITYLVVIIFWALALRKMNKVLSEKHIPLMATLTAMFFAAQMMNYPIIGGTTAHLLGGPILAIALGPYAGLISMTLILFIQALLFGDGGITTLGANVLNMGVVGVFIPYIIFLLSLKIMKGKSGIIVGAFLGGLIGDILSAIFAGFELGLSTLSFPYSIQVAVTAMSIHHFFIGFGEGIVTAIIISTLFKQRPDLLRLPKIAPIGLDLPSIFKDSKGVN, encoded by the coding sequence ATGCACATACCGGACGGCTTTTTGGATATATCAATCTGCATAATAACTTACCTTGTTGTAATCATATTCTGGGCCCTTGCTCTTAGGAAGATGAATAAGGTTTTAAGTGAGAAGCATATTCCACTAATGGCTACACTAACAGCTATGTTCTTTGCTGCCCAGATGATGAATTATCCTATCATAGGAGGCACGACCGCTCATCTGCTGGGTGGACCGATTTTGGCAATCGCTCTTGGACCCTATGCTGGGCTAATCTCTATGACCCTTATTCTCTTCATTCAGGCACTACTCTTCGGTGATGGTGGAATAACTACTCTAGGAGCAAATGTTCTTAATATGGGGGTGGTTGGCGTCTTTATACCCTACATAATATTTTTACTCTCTCTAAAAATCATGAAGGGAAAAAGCGGCATAATTGTTGGAGCCTTCTTGGGTGGTCTCATAGGGGACATTCTCTCTGCAATATTTGCTGGATTTGAGTTAGGGCTTTCAACATTATCGTTCCCCTACAGCATTCAGGTAGCAGTTACAGCGATGAGTATTCATCATTTTTTCATAGGATTTGGAGAAGGTATTGTAACAGCCATAATTATCTCGACTTTATTTAAACAAAGACCAGATTTACTGAGGTTGCCAAAGATAGCACCAATTGGATTGGATCTACCTTCTATTTTTAAAGATTCAAAGGGTGTTAATTAA
- a CDS encoding PDGLE domain-containing protein: MDRNRRIIIIGMIASIIFVIIGCVWLSSSAETLEEVAERFSVRENPIWDAPLPNYEIPGLEGNTVTNIALGIGATLLILGLTFITGKLLKEKERN; encoded by the coding sequence ATGGATAGAAATAGAAGAATTATCATAATTGGAATGATTGCATCTATTATCTTTGTTATAATTGGATGCGTATGGTTATCATCTTCTGCAGAAACTTTAGAGGAAGTTGCAGAGCGTTTTAGTGTAAGAGAGAACCCTATATGGGATGCTCCACTTCCAAATTATGAAATTCCTGGACTAGAAGGAAATACCGTTACAAATATTGCATTAGGGATAGGTGCTACCTTATTGATACTAGGACTCACTTTTATTACGGGTAAGTTATTGAAAGAAAAGGAAAGAAATTAG
- the cbiQ gene encoding cobalt ECF transporter T component CbiQ, which translates to MLKTFLKIFREIAYNESYSSIDGFIQGIDPRVKFCSSLVFILLAIMVKTITPLIILLCVIFGLSFSSKISLKYFTLRTILLPGFVAIIALPLPFMTPGTTITIIGYNEFLVNITIEGVYKAVQVTLRVWACVATSILLVLTTKFSSLVHVMEKIKIPKVFVMMLSVTHRFIFLFLNESYRMVLAKEARTVKKESRLESMKTLANMITTLFIRAYERGERVYLAMMARGYKGHIKSLSKMKISKNDIIFGSIIILISITILSIEYLYIGIV; encoded by the coding sequence ATGTTAAAGACTTTCCTGAAGATATTTAGAGAGATAGCTTATAACGAAAGTTACTCATCGATAGATGGATTTATTCAAGGGATCGATCCTAGAGTGAAGTTCTGCTCTTCTCTAGTATTTATATTATTAGCAATTATGGTGAAGACTATCACACCTTTGATTATTCTGCTTTGTGTGATCTTCGGTCTTTCTTTTTCATCAAAAATTTCGCTCAAATATTTCACTCTTAGAACTATTCTTCTCCCTGGTTTTGTAGCGATAATAGCTTTACCATTACCTTTCATGACACCGGGCACAACCATAACTATAATTGGCTATAATGAATTTCTTGTCAACATTACGATAGAAGGGGTTTATAAAGCTGTGCAGGTTACGTTAAGGGTTTGGGCCTGTGTGGCTACATCGATCTTATTGGTCTTGACAACAAAATTCTCGAGCCTTGTTCATGTGATGGAGAAAATAAAAATTCCAAAAGTATTTGTTATGATGTTATCTGTTACACATAGATTCATATTTCTATTTTTAAATGAATCTTATCGAATGGTCCTAGCTAAAGAGGCTCGGACAGTTAAAAAAGAGAGCCGTTTAGAATCTATGAAGACTTTGGCGAATATGATCACTACTCTTTTCATAAGAGCATACGAAAGGGGTGAGAGGGTATACCTCGCAATGATGGCTAGAGGATATAAAGGTCACATAAAATCCCTTAGCAAAATGAAAATATCTAAAAATGACATAATTTTTGGGTCCATAATTATACTGATCAGCATCACTATCTTATCTATAGAATATTTGTATATAGGAATTGTATAA
- a CDS encoding ATP-binding cassette domain-containing protein: MTEMVINVNDVRYFYPDGFLALDSVNVSISKGEKVAILGSNGAGKSTLLMLINGLFKPSKGSIEVLGMPINNENLHKIRSRVGFVFQDSDDQLFCPTLWDDITFGLLNMGLCNDEVIKRAKDALKIVGLEGYEKKAPHHLSIGEKKKATIAIVLAIDPDVLILDEPTANLDPKSREELIKLINILHNKRDITLVIASHDVDFIPMVTERGYILAKGKILAEGYLEDLFSNFKVIDEAKLEPPTITRLFKLLNRLIGKDVVQPLPLTIDKAIYEIRHHLAEASKII, from the coding sequence ATGACAGAGATGGTCATCAATGTGAATGATGTAAGATATTTTTACCCAGATGGATTCCTAGCATTAGACAGTGTTAATGTGAGTATATCGAAAGGAGAGAAGGTAGCGATTCTTGGGTCGAATGGCGCAGGCAAGTCTACATTACTGATGTTAATCAATGGATTGTTTAAGCCATCTAAAGGATCCATAGAAGTACTCGGTATGCCTATCAATAATGAAAATTTACATAAGATAAGATCACGGGTCGGGTTTGTATTTCAAGATTCAGATGATCAACTCTTTTGCCCAACTTTATGGGATGATATAACTTTTGGTCTATTGAATATGGGTTTATGTAATGATGAAGTGATAAAAAGAGCGAAGGATGCCCTGAAAATCGTGGGATTAGAGGGTTATGAAAAAAAGGCACCTCATCACCTTAGCATCGGGGAGAAGAAAAAGGCTACAATAGCGATAGTCTTAGCCATAGATCCAGATGTCTTGATTTTAGATGAGCCAACAGCAAATCTCGATCCAAAAAGCCGAGAGGAATTGATAAAGCTTATCAATATTTTACATAATAAGAGGGATATTACACTTGTTATCGCGTCCCACGATGTTGACTTTATCCCTATGGTAACGGAGAGAGGCTATATTTTAGCCAAAGGAAAGATCTTAGCAGAAGGTTATCTGGAAGATTTATTCTCCAACTTTAAAGTTATTGATGAAGCGAAATTAGAACCGCCTACAATAACTCGCCTCTTTAAACTTTTAAATCGATTGATCGGCAAAGATGTTGTCCAACCTCTTCCATTAACTATTGATAAAGCCATATATGAAATAAGGCATCATCTTGCTGAGGCAAGCAAGATAATATAA
- a CDS encoding caspase family protein, whose translation MNKALLVGINDYAPVGPGGPDLRGCVNDVRDMFITLHCLGIVRARPGSMHILTNHNATRANILKGIKWLVQGAKKDDVLIFHYSGHGSYVADTSGAEIDGKDETICPHDYATAGMIKDDDLLEHFTGIEEGVALEVILDSCHSGTGTRELAALEMAPEAETLTYRYIPPPEDYGLFLDVDPTIPLRGFLRPGHASAKEIVVVPGLDHVLWASCRDNQTCAETTIGGAVRGVHTYCWCKVLRRAGTGINRNRLDSLVTGYVRTLGYSQVPQLEGSERLIKSRVFT comes from the coding sequence ATGAATAAAGCCTTATTGGTAGGAATCAATGACTACGCTCCTGTTGGGCCAGGAGGTCCTGACCTGCGTGGATGTGTCAATGATGTGCGGGACATGTTTATTACCCTACATTGTTTAGGAATCGTACGAGCAAGGCCAGGTTCCATGCATATCCTAACAAATCACAATGCTACAAGGGCTAATATCTTAAAAGGGATAAAGTGGTTGGTCCAAGGCGCGAAAAAGGATGATGTGCTCATTTTCCATTACTCAGGACACGGCTCCTATGTAGCAGATACTAGTGGAGCAGAAATTGATGGGAAAGATGAGACAATCTGCCCCCATGATTACGCAACAGCTGGTATGATCAAGGATGATGACCTGCTTGAACACTTTACCGGCATAGAGGAAGGGGTCGCTCTTGAAGTGATACTCGATAGCTGTCACTCGGGAACAGGTACAAGGGAACTAGCCGCCTTAGAAATGGCTCCGGAAGCAGAAACACTAACGTACCGGTATATCCCGCCACCAGAAGACTATGGATTATTTCTCGATGTAGATCCAACGATTCCACTTAGGGGTTTTCTTAGACCAGGCCACGCAAGTGCAAAAGAAATAGTAGTAGTACCAGGACTTGATCATGTATTGTGGGCTTCATGCCGTGATAACCAAACTTGTGCAGAAACTACAATAGGTGGTGCAGTTAGGGGAGTTCACACCTATTGCTGGTGCAAGGTTCTGAGGAGGGCAGGCACAGGTATTAACCGTAACAGACTCGACTCTCTGGTAACAGGATACGTCAGAACTTTGGGTTATAGCCAGGTGCCTCAGCTCGAAGGAAGTGAACGCCTGATTAAATCAAGGGTCTTCACTTAA
- a CDS encoding NADP-dependent malic enzyme: MSEDSFTDEASRLALKYSLLYGGKIEVTPKVPIRDLKDFSIWYTPGVAAVSEAIKSNKELSFEYTCRWNTIAIITDGSRVLGLGDIGPEAAMPVMEGKALIYKYLGGVDAIPLPIDVYKPDNVIEVIKSLQPAFGGINLEDIASPKCFYVMDKLRAEMEIPIWHDDQQGTAGVILASLINSLKLTGRKLRDTKIVFFGVGAANIANAKLIIEAGADPGNFILIDSKGILHLDRGDMDKLLLKHPWKHDLAIKTNREKISGDLTKAFDGSDVLIAASKPDPNVIKKEWISKMNKKAIVFTLANPIPEIWPWKAKEAGAYIVATGRSDFPNQANNSLIFPAVFRGVLDIRAKAITDEMMIAAAEELAKCAEEKGLSRDHIIPTMAEWEVYPKVAARVGEKGVELGLARKRMSKDEIYGKAIEIIRRSRRLLTCLIEAQIIPLQSSKEGVDL; the protein is encoded by the coding sequence ATGAGCGAAGACTCGTTTACAGACGAGGCATCAAGACTAGCCCTAAAGTACTCTTTGCTCTATGGAGGAAAGATAGAGGTTACCCCTAAAGTTCCAATTCGAGACTTGAAGGACTTCTCGATATGGTATACACCGGGCGTGGCTGCAGTCTCAGAAGCTATCAAAAGTAACAAAGAACTATCATTTGAGTATACATGTAGATGGAATACCATAGCTATAATAACTGATGGGAGTAGAGTGCTTGGGCTGGGAGATATCGGTCCAGAAGCGGCTATGCCTGTCATGGAAGGCAAGGCTCTGATATACAAATACCTAGGTGGTGTGGATGCTATTCCGCTGCCAATAGATGTCTATAAGCCGGATAATGTTATAGAAGTGATCAAGAGCTTGCAGCCAGCCTTTGGGGGCATAAACCTTGAAGACATAGCTTCACCAAAGTGCTTCTACGTCATGGATAAGCTTAGAGCAGAGATGGAGATACCTATCTGGCACGACGATCAGCAAGGTACAGCGGGCGTGATATTGGCAAGCCTCATAAATTCGCTGAAGTTAACTGGGCGTAAGCTTCGTGACACCAAGATCGTGTTCTTCGGGGTTGGTGCGGCGAACATAGCGAATGCGAAACTCATAATAGAAGCAGGAGCGGACCCGGGTAACTTTATTTTAATAGATTCTAAGGGGATTCTCCACTTAGATCGGGGGGATATGGATAAATTACTGCTCAAACACCCTTGGAAGCATGATCTCGCCATAAAGACCAATCGAGAGAAAATCTCAGGTGATTTAACCAAAGCCTTCGATGGTTCAGACGTTTTGATAGCGGCATCTAAGCCTGATCCCAATGTAATAAAGAAAGAATGGATATCGAAGATGAACAAGAAGGCTATCGTATTCACATTGGCAAACCCAATACCTGAAATATGGCCATGGAAGGCTAAAGAAGCTGGTGCATATATAGTCGCAACTGGTCGTTCTGACTTTCCCAATCAAGCGAACAATAGTCTGATATTTCCAGCCGTATTCAGAGGCGTATTGGATATCAGAGCCAAGGCTATCACCGACGAAATGATGATAGCGGCAGCAGAAGAGCTGGCAAAATGTGCGGAGGAGAAGGGGTTGAGCAGAGACCACATAATCCCAACTATGGCGGAATGGGAAGTCTATCCAAAGGTGGCAGCGAGAGTAGGGGAGAAAGGGGTCGAGCTTGGTCTAGCTAGGAAAAGAATGTCCAAAGATGAAATATATGGGAAGGCTATAGAGATTATAAGAAGATCGAGGAGGCTGCTCACCTGTCTAATAGAAGCCCAGATTATACCCTTGCAATCAAGTAAGGAAGGAGTTGATCTCTAA
- a CDS encoding 50S ribosomal protein L44e — protein MKAPKEIKTYCPRCKRHTVHSITLYKRGKERSMSLGARKHARDKKGYGGQKFPELKRTAKTTKKQTLKYKCKDCNHQIVRYGIRLKKIEITQ, from the coding sequence TTGAAAGCTCCAAAAGAGATAAAGACATACTGCCCACGTTGCAAACGTCACACAGTTCATAGTATAACTCTTTACAAGAGAGGCAAAGAGCGGTCTATGTCCTTAGGTGCTAGAAAGCATGCTAGGGATAAGAAGGGATATGGTGGACAAAAGTTCCCAGAGTTAAAGAGAACAGCTAAGACTACAAAAAAGCAGACATTAAAGTACAAGTGTAAAGATTGTAACCATCAAATTGTAAGGTATGGGATAAGACTAAAAAAGATTGAAATCACTCAATAA
- a CDS encoding 30S ribosomal protein S27e, whose amino-acid sequence MKREKIFVPKPRSAFLLVRCSNCGNEQVVFSSSTIDIKCKVCEHLLAQKTGGRAKIFGTILKRLD is encoded by the coding sequence ATGAAAAGAGAGAAGATATTTGTGCCTAAACCGAGAAGTGCCTTCCTTCTAGTCAGATGTTCCAATTGTGGTAATGAGCAAGTTGTATTCTCATCCTCAACTATAGATATAAAGTGCAAAGTATGCGAGCACCTTTTGGCTCAGAAGACTGGGGGCAGAGCAAAAATATTTGGCACGATATTAAAAAGGTTAGATTGA
- a CDS encoding translation initiation factor IF-2 subunit alpha, which translates to MELEPLLPEEGELVLATVKNITSHGAYVTLDEYGDMDGFLHISEIRTGWVRHIERYVGVGQKKILKVIRISKTRKEVDLSLRQVSGEERREKLIAIKRDEKANSTLQLVERKLDLDEKTSSMYKELLIGEFETLYDAVEQISKKGINILKKLDLPEDYSSTLEAIAKEKIIVPTVKIHGLMELRSNLPDGIEIIKSALLDVENLDAEDTKVKIRYLGAPRYRIDVEAENYKIAEKALQTSIEKVNATVEKKKGSFSFKRER; encoded by the coding sequence ATGGAATTAGAGCCCCTATTACCCGAAGAAGGAGAGCTTGTGCTTGCAACTGTCAAGAATATAACATCTCATGGCGCATACGTGACACTAGATGAATATGGAGATATGGATGGATTTTTACACATTTCTGAGATACGGACTGGATGGGTGAGACATATAGAAAGATATGTAGGAGTGGGGCAAAAAAAGATCCTTAAAGTAATTAGGATCAGCAAAACAAGGAAGGAAGTCGACCTTTCTTTAAGACAAGTTTCTGGAGAGGAGAGGAGAGAGAAGCTAATTGCTATAAAGAGAGATGAAAAAGCAAACAGCACATTACAACTTGTTGAAAGAAAGTTAGATCTTGATGAAAAAACAAGTAGTATGTATAAGGAGCTTTTAATAGGGGAATTTGAAACATTATACGATGCTGTAGAACAGATATCGAAAAAGGGCATTAATATACTAAAAAAGTTGGATTTACCAGAAGATTACTCTTCAACTTTAGAGGCTATCGCAAAAGAGAAAATAATCGTTCCAACTGTAAAAATCCATGGATTAATGGAGCTAAGATCTAACTTGCCTGATGGTATAGAAATAATAAAGTCGGCTTTATTGGATGTTGAAAATCTTGATGCCGAAGATACCAAAGTCAAGATCAGGTATTTGGGTGCTCCAAGATATAGGATAGATGTAGAAGCTGAGAATTATAAGATAGCTGAGAAAGCATTACAAACAAGTATCGAAAAAGTAAATGCAACCGTAGAGAAAAAGAAAGGTAGCTTCTCCTTTAAGAGAGAGAGATAA
- a CDS encoding RNA-protein complex protein Nop10 — MKKLLKKCPSCETYTLKKNCPKCEKITISPHPAKFSLDDRYARYRVRDRYLNKNEYMHH; from the coding sequence TTGAAAAAATTACTTAAAAAATGTCCATCTTGTGAAACTTACACTTTAAAAAAAAATTGTCCAAAATGTGAAAAAATAACAATATCTCCGCATCCTGCTAAGTTCTCCCTCGATGATAGATATGCCAGATATAGGGTTAGGGATCGATATCTAAATAAAAATGAATATATGCATCACTAA
- a CDS encoding GNAT family N-acetyltransferase, whose product MKKKEEDEIEIRDMVIDDLPKVFHIGEEIFTSERFPLMYRTWDQFEITSLYTGDAEFCIVAEKNGEVVGFAMATFIEKSRSAWKYGYVAWLGVKKRYHRHEIGAKLYREIEKRLRKDGARMIIVDTEEGDIEALNFFKKMGFNSTREHIWMTKTFK is encoded by the coding sequence ATGAAAAAGAAGGAAGAAGATGAGATAGAAATTAGGGATATGGTTATAGACGATCTGCCAAAGGTTTTCCATATAGGTGAAGAAATTTTTACTAGTGAGAGATTCCCCCTAATGTATAGGACTTGGGATCAGTTTGAAATAACTTCTCTTTATACAGGAGATGCAGAATTTTGTATCGTGGCTGAAAAGAACGGAGAGGTAGTGGGTTTTGCTATGGCTACATTTATAGAAAAATCCCGTTCAGCTTGGAAATACGGTTATGTAGCTTGGCTAGGAGTAAAGAAGAGATACCATAGGCATGAAATTGGGGCAAAATTATATCGGGAAATTGAAAAAAGGTTAAGAAAAGATGGAGCGAGGATGATTATTGTTGATACCGAAGAGGGGGATATTGAAGCTTTGAATTTCTTTAAAAAGATGGGATTCAATTCAACAAGAGAACACATCTGGATGACTAAGACATTTAAATAA
- the npdG gene encoding NADPH-dependent F420 reductase has product MMKIAILGGTGDFGKGLALRWVRYHDIFIGSRDEGRAKAFAKEYDRVAKRHYHNEMKGCITGNDNFQAAKVSNIVVFSVPYQHLRKFTQSIKPIITSDKIIVSPIVPIDKNGEYFNYSPYIMNDILNSPKYASAAEVISFELKSKRIVAAFHTIPAKKLCKLNLDLDYDVIMTGDDVKAIKRISELISQIPNLRPIYAGPLKTSKLLESITPMLLNVRLYNKMGELSVKIV; this is encoded by the coding sequence ATGATGAAGATTGCCATTTTAGGAGGAACAGGGGATTTTGGTAAAGGTCTAGCACTAAGATGGGTACGTTATCACGATATATTTATTGGCTCTAGAGATGAAGGAAGGGCAAAAGCATTTGCAAAGGAGTATGATCGGGTAGCCAAGAGACATTATCATAATGAGATGAAAGGCTGTATAACAGGTAATGATAACTTTCAAGCAGCCAAAGTCTCTAATATAGTAGTGTTTTCTGTACCATATCAACATTTGAGAAAATTCACTCAATCGATAAAACCTATCATTACTAGCGATAAGATTATCGTATCTCCAATTGTACCTATAGATAAAAATGGTGAATACTTCAATTATTCTCCATATATTATGAATGATATTTTAAACTCACCTAAATATGCCTCGGCTGCGGAGGTTATCTCTTTTGAGTTAAAATCAAAGCGCATTGTCGCAGCATTTCATACGATACCAGCTAAGAAACTCTGCAAACTTAACTTAGATTTAGATTATGATGTAATTATGACTGGGGACGATGTTAAAGCAATTAAGCGAATTTCAGAGCTTATATCTCAAATCCCAAATCTTCGCCCAATTTATGCAGGTCCTTTAAAAACATCTAAACTACTAGAATCAATTACACCTATGCTACTTAATGTAAGGCTATATAATAAGATGGGAGAATTATCAGTCAAAATAGTTTGA
- the rpsJ gene encoding 30S ribosomal protein S10, with protein sequence MPQSARIKLTSTNLSNLEQICKEIKEITEKTGVKVRGPHPLPTKKRKVVTRKAPSGQGSATFDRWEMRIHRRLIDLDADDRTMRQLMRLRIPEDVYIEVSLSR encoded by the coding sequence ATGCCTCAATCTGCCAGGATCAAGCTCACAAGTACAAATTTGAGTAACTTAGAACAGATTTGTAAAGAGATAAAAGAAATAACTGAAAAGACGGGTGTAAAGGTTAGGGGACCTCACCCCCTTCCAACGAAAAAAAGGAAAGTGGTCACAAGGAAAGCTCCTAGTGGGCAAGGTAGTGCTACATTTGATAGATGGGAGATGCGTATCCATCGGAGGCTAATAGATCTAGATGCTGATGATAGGACTATGCGCCAGTTAATGAGGCTTAGGATTCCTGAGGATGTATATATAGAAGTCAGTCTTTCAAGGTAA
- the tuf gene encoding translation elongation factor EF-1 subunit alpha, with the protein MSAKPHLNLVITGHVDHGKSTGMGHFLFDLGVVDQRTIEAYSKESEKYGKGDTFKYAWVLDRIKDERERGLTIDLAFQKFETDKYFFTLIDAPGHRDFVKNMITGASQADAAVLVVSAKKGEYEVGMGPGGQTREHLFLLYTLGVRQLIVILSKFDDATVNYSKERYEETKAGVEKLLKTVGYDINKIQIIPCSGWTGDNLVKRSEKMEWYTGPTLYESLDQLIEIEKPIDKPLRLPIQDVYSITGVGTVPVGRVETGEIKVGDKIIISPSMIATEVRSIETHHSNIPKAIPGDNIGFNLRGISKKDIKRGDVVGHPDNPPTVAREFIAQVIVVHHPTAIAAGYTPVLHAHTSQVAAQITELISKIDARSGQVVEEKPKSLKTGDSALIRIQPVRPLCIETYKEMPELGRFALRDMGTTIAAGVVKEITQKVTKEKVQKKA; encoded by the coding sequence ATGTCAGCAAAACCACACTTAAATCTCGTAATCACTGGACACGTTGATCATGGAAAATCAACTGGTATGGGTCATTTCCTTTTTGATCTTGGCGTAGTCGATCAACGTACAATAGAAGCTTATTCTAAAGAGTCTGAGAAGTATGGTAAAGGGGATACTTTCAAATATGCTTGGGTGCTTGATAGAATAAAGGACGAACGTGAGAGGGGGCTTACTATAGACCTTGCTTTTCAGAAGTTTGAGACGGATAAGTATTTCTTTACCTTAATCGATGCACCTGGTCACAGAGACTTCGTGAAGAACATGATTACAGGAGCCAGTCAAGCGGACGCTGCGGTACTTGTGGTCTCTGCTAAGAAAGGTGAATACGAGGTAGGCATGGGTCCTGGAGGACAGACTCGTGAACATCTCTTTCTCTTGTATACTTTAGGAGTGAGACAGCTTATTGTTATCTTGAGTAAGTTTGATGACGCTACTGTCAACTATAGCAAAGAGAGGTACGAGGAAACTAAGGCTGGAGTAGAGAAGCTTCTAAAGACAGTGGGTTATGATATTAATAAGATTCAAATTATACCATGTTCAGGTTGGACTGGTGATAATCTAGTCAAGAGATCAGAAAAAATGGAATGGTATACTGGCCCTACTCTATATGAATCTCTCGACCAATTGATCGAGATTGAAAAGCCTATCGACAAACCTCTTCGTCTTCCTATCCAAGACGTCTATTCCATAACAGGCGTAGGTACCGTTCCGGTTGGGAGAGTGGAGACAGGTGAAATCAAAGTTGGAGATAAAATAATAATATCACCATCTATGATCGCCACTGAGGTAAGATCTATAGAAACACATCATTCAAATATTCCAAAAGCCATACCAGGCGATAATATAGGCTTTAATCTAAGGGGAATCTCTAAAAAGGACATTAAAAGGGGTGACGTAGTTGGCCATCCAGACAATCCACCTACAGTAGCTAGGGAGTTTATCGCACAAGTCATAGTTGTACACCACCCTACAGCTATAGCAGCAGGATATACACCTGTACTACATGCTCATACATCACAGGTTGCTGCCCAGATTACAGAGTTAATTTCTAAAATAGATGCAAGATCTGGACAAGTGGTCGAAGAAAAGCCTAAATCTCTTAAAACAGGTGACTCGGCGCTAATTAGAATTCAACCTGTTAGACCTCTTTGCATTGAAACTTACAAAGAAATGCCAGAACTTGGACGTTTCGCACTAAGAGACATGGGTACAACTATTGCTGCAGGTGTCGTAAAGGAGATCACTCAAAAAGTGACTAAAGAAAAAGTACAAAAAAAGGCCTAA